The Fundidesulfovibrio soli genomic interval TGTCGCGGGGGTGCAGGCCGATGCTCGGCTCGTCGAGCACGTAGGTCACGCCCACAAGGCCGGAGCCAAGCTGCCCGGCCAGGCGGATGCGCTGGGCCTCGCCGCCGGAGAGGGTGCCCATGTTGCGCCCCAGGCTCAGGTAGTCCAGCCCCACGCCGGAGAGGAAGCGCAGCCGGTGCCCCAGCTCCTTGAGCAGGGGCTCGGCGATCACGGCCTGGGCCCCGGCGAAGGTGCGGGCCGTGAGCCAGGCCAGGGCGCGCTCGATGGGCATGGAGCAGAAGCCGAAGATGTTCTGGTCGTCCACGCGCACGGCCAGGGCCTCTGGCTTGAGGCGCGCGCCGTTGCACGCCGGGCAGGGGCGGCTCTGGCGGAAGCGGGAGAGCTCGTCGCGCCAGATGGAGCCCATGGCCTGGCCCAGCTCCATCATGTTCACCACGCCCTTCCAGCCGATGGCCTCGTCGCCCTGGAACAGGGCCGCCCAGGCCTGGGGTGAGAACTCCTTGAGCGGGGTGGTGAGGGTGAAGCCGTGGCGCTGGCCCAGCCCGGCCAACTGGTCGCGCAGGCGGGCGAAGAGGCGCTCGTTCTTCCAGGGCAGGATGGCCCCCTGCGAAAGCGATAGGCCCTTGTTGGGGGCCAGCAGATCAGGCTCGAAATATTCCACGCTGCCGATGCCCGCGCACACCGGGCAGGCCCCCTGCGGGCTGTTGAAGGAGAACAGCTGCGGCGTGGGCGGCGGCACGCTGATCTTGCAGGTGGGGCAGACCGAGGTAGTGGAGAAGAAGCGGTCCCTGGCGTGCTCCATCTCGTGTACGATGAGCCGCTCCGTGCCCTGGGAGAGGGCCAGCTCCACGGAGTCGGCCAGGCGCTTGCGGATGTCGGGCTTGGCCACCAGACGGTCCACCACCAGTTCCACGGTGTGGCGCTTGTTCTTGTCCAGCTCGGGCAGGGGGTCCAGCCCCAGCACCTCGCCGTTGACGCGCACGCGCGCGAAGCCCTGGGCCTTGAGCTTTTTCAGCCGCTCGGCCTGGGAGCCCTTCTGGTGCTCGGCCAGGGGGGCCAGCACCATGAACTTGGCGCCCTCGGGCAGGCCCAGGATGTCGTCCACGATCTGGTCGGTGGTCTGGGCCGCGATGGGCAGCCCGCAGGAGGGGCAGTGCGGCTTGCCCAGTCGGGCGAAGAACACGCGCAGGAAGTCGTATATCTCGGTGACGGTGCCAACGGTGGAGCGCGGGTTGCGCGTGGCGGACTGCTGCTCCAGGGAGATGGCCGGGGAGAGGCCCTCGATCTTGTCCACCTGGGGCTTGTCCATCTGGGGCAGGAACTGCCGGGCGTAGGCCGAGAGCGACTCCACGTAGCGGCGCTGGCCCTCGGCGTAAACGATGTCGAAGGCCAGGGTGGACTTGCCGGAGCCGGAAGGCCCGCAGACCACGACCATCTTGTCGCGGGGGATGTCCAGGGAGATGTTCTTGAGGTTGTGCTGGCGCGCGCCCTCGATATGGATGACTCGGTTGTCGCTCATGGAGGCTCCGGAGGATGTACTGCGAAAGGGGCAGATAAGCCCTGGCGGGAAAAAAGCAAGCGGACGGAGATGCTTCGCGGGGCATTCGAAAAGGTCGCCCGGTGCCTGTCAGGCGCCCGCCCCGTATCCGCCTGGAGCCCGGCGGACGGCCCACCGGGCGGGGATGCGCCGCTCGCGCTCAGCTCCCGAGAATGTCCACCAGCAGCATGATGTTCAGCCCGATCACCACAGCTGCGATGGCGGCCAGCAGTACCGTGGTGGAACGGTCGTTGGCCCACTTGCCCATGACTTTTTTCGAGCTGGTCAGGTAGAGTTGCAGGAGCACCGTGAAGGGCAGCTGTATGGAGAGCACGATCTGGGAGACGATGAGCCCCTGGAACGGGTTGGGGATCACCAGGATGAGCAGGTAGGCCACGAACAGGGTGATGCCCACGCCCACGCGCGTGTGCACGTCGCGGATGTTGTAGGGCTCGTTGAAGATGCCCGCGAAGATCGCCCCTCCGGCCATGCCCGCCGTCACCGAGGAGGCCACGCCCGCCAGCAGCAGGGCCGCGGCGAAAACAATGGCGGACGCGCCGCCCACCAGGGGCACCAGCAGGCTCTGGGCCTGCTCCAGCTCCGTCACCTGCACCCCGGCGGTGTGGAAGGCCGAGGCGGCCAGCAGGATCATGGCCGAGTTGATGCCCCAGCCCACGATCATGGAGACCAGGGTGTCCATGAACTCGTACTTGAGCTGGTGGCGGATCACCTCGTCGTTGTCCAGGTTCCACTGCCTGCTCTGGATCACCTCGGAGTGCAGGAAGAGGTTGTGGGGCATGACCACCGCGCCCAGCACGCTCATGATCACCGGGATGGAGCCTTCCGGGAAGCTGGGCACCACCCAGCCGGCGGTGGCGCGCAGCCAGTCCACCTCCACCATGGCCAGCTCGAACACGAAGCTCAGCCCGATGAGCGAGACGAAGCCGATGATGGCCCGCTCCAGGCGCTTGTAGGAGTTGGCGAAGAGCATCCAGCTGACCAGGGCCAGCACCATGAGGCCGCCCAGCCACAGCGGGATGCCGAAGATCATGCGCAGTGCGATGGCCCCGCCCAGTAGTTCGGCCAGGGCCGTGGAGACCGAGGCCAGCACCGCCGTGCCCAGCAGCGGGCGCGAGGCCCAGGGCGGCAGGTGGCGCGTCGCGCCCTCCGAGAGGCACAGCCCCGTGGCGATGCCCAGGTGCGCGGCGTTGTGCTGCAGCACGATGAGCATCACCGTTGAGAGCGTGACCATCCACAGGAGCTTGTAGCCGAAACCGGCTCCGGCGGCCACGTTGGAGGCCCAGTTGCCGGGGTCGATGAAACCGACGGTGACCAGCAGGCCCGGCCCGATGTATTTCCAGATCTCCAGAGCCATGAAGCGCGGCTTGTGCCGCGCCCGGAGATCGGCCAGTACCTTGGTGAACATGTGGATTCCCGAAGAAAGGGAAA includes:
- a CDS encoding Nramp family divalent metal transporter, whose amino-acid sequence is MFTKVLADLRARHKPRFMALEIWKYIGPGLLVTVGFIDPGNWASNVAAGAGFGYKLLWMVTLSTVMLIVLQHNAAHLGIATGLCLSEGATRHLPPWASRPLLGTAVLASVSTALAELLGGAIALRMIFGIPLWLGGLMVLALVSWMLFANSYKRLERAIIGFVSLIGLSFVFELAMVEVDWLRATAGWVVPSFPEGSIPVIMSVLGAVVMPHNLFLHSEVIQSRQWNLDNDEVIRHQLKYEFMDTLVSMIVGWGINSAMILLAASAFHTAGVQVTELEQAQSLLVPLVGGASAIVFAAALLLAGVASSVTAGMAGGAIFAGIFNEPYNIRDVHTRVGVGITLFVAYLLILVIPNPFQGLIVSQIVLSIQLPFTVLLQLYLTSSKKVMGKWANDRSTTVLLAAIAAVVIGLNIMLLVDILGS
- the uvrA gene encoding excinuclease ABC subunit UvrA, with translation MSDNRVIHIEGARQHNLKNISLDIPRDKMVVVCGPSGSGKSTLAFDIVYAEGQRRYVESLSAYARQFLPQMDKPQVDKIEGLSPAISLEQQSATRNPRSTVGTVTEIYDFLRVFFARLGKPHCPSCGLPIAAQTTDQIVDDILGLPEGAKFMVLAPLAEHQKGSQAERLKKLKAQGFARVRVNGEVLGLDPLPELDKNKRHTVELVVDRLVAKPDIRKRLADSVELALSQGTERLIVHEMEHARDRFFSTTSVCPTCKISVPPPTPQLFSFNSPQGACPVCAGIGSVEYFEPDLLAPNKGLSLSQGAILPWKNERLFARLRDQLAGLGQRHGFTLTTPLKEFSPQAWAALFQGDEAIGWKGVVNMMELGQAMGSIWRDELSRFRQSRPCPACNGARLKPEALAVRVDDQNIFGFCSMPIERALAWLTARTFAGAQAVIAEPLLKELGHRLRFLSGVGLDYLSLGRNMGTLSGGEAQRIRLAGQLGSGLVGVTYVLDEPSIGLHPRDNERLLGTLRMLKERGNTVLVVEHDEATIQSADHVIELGPGSGMLGGEIVFQGDVKSLLESESLTGRYLRGDLSIPRPEKRREHQGYLEVRGARTNNLRNLDVRFPLGCLTCVTGPSGSGKSSLVVDTLYKHMALSRGIKVDLPGLIDGIQGQDRIEKIVSIDQTPIGRTPRSNPATYTKIFDEIRTIFASTSDAKKRGYKPGRFSFNVRGGRCEACQGDGVIAVEMHFLPDIHVTCEVCGGKRYNRETLEVRHKGLNIAEVLDLPVSDARRLFENYPPLARRLEILEQVGLEYIRLGQPATTLSGGEAQRIKISRELGKRSLPGTLYILDEPTTGLHMHEVGKLIQVLNQLVERGATVVVIEHNTEVIMASDHVIDLGPGGGEYGGRMVSCGTPEAIMADPESITGRFLVP